The genome window TTGCCTGTTTAGTCTAAAAAAATATCACACAACTGTCACAGACGAGAAACATTTGTTAACTGGTTCTGATGTAagaagccaaaaaaaataaaataaaagaaaggaagaaaccTTGGTCAATAAAGGCAAATCCGCCATAAAAGAACTAAACATACTTGTTTTGAGGCCAAAAACACAATTAGAAAACCAAACACATGAAATTCTGGCTGGTGATACTCACGTCCACTTTGAGCGCAGGGTCAGTCGGGATGGGCAGCAGCAGATCTCGATAGATCACCTGGTTCTCCTCGTTGATGCGAGTCTTACCAGCATttctgtgcgcacacacacacacacacacacacacaatgtgtgtgtatcGCTCGCCATTAAAATCTAAAGGGTTCATTCTCTGGGGAGCAGGAACAGGATCAATAGTGTTTGAGAACGGGAGATCGACTTACTCTCTGCAGAAATTCAGTAATTCTTCTAAAAATCCGTCAACCGGCTGCACGTGAGTCCCACTAATACACACTGCACACCTGAGCtgagacaccacacacacacacacacacacacacacacacacacacacacactgttacgGTTGTGAGTTCTTGGCTTCCTTGCTGCACACTGGCTGTgcgtttctttttgtttcaggctGATCACcctgtttgtttccatttcGTGAGTTTTCATCATTGGCTTAATCCAGTTTTGTTTGAATCCAGCTTGCTAACTGGTAGCTAGCCAGCTATTTTGTGAGACTAGCTGTAGTATGTTGCTGGCTAACTAGCATGTTTTCAGTTAGCTCACCTGCCAAAATATCTCATTAGCATTTTGCTATTAGCAAAGGTAGCCACACCCACCGGCAGCGACTGCACCACCTTACAGGTCGTTACCGTCACCAAGCTTCTAGCACTGAATGAGGACGAGCAGGTGAATTTTGTTGAGTCACTTCGCATCATGATGATTAAAGTAGCTTTCAGCTTCTTATCTTACCTTCATAACTTTGGAGTAAGCAGCCATTTTTAGGGTCATACTGGTGCCCATGGAAAGACCCAGCATGGCGATCCTGCTGCCGAGGACCTCAGGATGCTGCTCCAGGACTCTGTAGGCcgtctgcagcaggaaaacatgtcagaaagcAAACTGTTAGAGCTGTAACACAGAGGCCAGGCTCTGAACACTTTGTGATATAGTTCATTTGTAGTTTGTATGGattgtcatgttttatatgaACATCCATATCAACCAAGACTGGTTTCAGTCTACATCCTGTAATGAAGACAACTGGTCTGTATTTTGGtcattagtggcacgaggcaacgcaagagctactcgccttctatagctcaaagagcttcTATAGCTCAAAGAACTACAGAAGGCGAGCGTATTGTTATCCCCCGCGTTTTTTCTTCCTATTTTTCATCgtccgccagaatttcggcacgtaactagtcccgcagctttgagaaaaccctcgcaaactatatatcaaaatgtgcggcttgatcgggaatggtgtgctacgacttttatagctattttgtcaataattcgcaaagttatacgcaaaaaactgcaaagaatttcccataagaaatgaatgggaaatttcctcaaatttcagcctttttcaagtttccgctgcttcgccatactttctcctagagacttcattcaaactttaaaatgtagataattttgtcggctcaaaatgaaccccggcacattttttgatatctcttacagttttcgagctatgaccatctgaagaccataaagtttctcaaaaaatgctcagaatttctccccctagagtggatgacatcatcacttagagtgaaagagccagtgagaaatcgcctgattttttttttttttctaaaattgccataaaatccaaacggtgaataggagacaaTTAAtatttggatctttttgtagacaaacctttcttctctcatcaaagttcaattttaaagggttagcccccaccaaatttaaataaagagggatcttgcaccagctgcccccttctgctgctccatttaaacccatacaatctcctgttttctgagtcgcagcctgccggagtgtgtctttttaaatcgaccatttagtcatttttctaaagaatatctggacataaaacacacgtacatctggcccagacttgtccacatctcacagtgtaatcgtttttttgatagcagcttcggttttgtcacaatcacaagttgttcggaagaaaccgacagcgaaaaagtagctgttcaggaacaggtaaaaagtgggagaggtagagaggtaattatcagcaggtggggcagaacttaaacacgcacacacaaacacattcagacacacatataccagacacatctccatgtaggaactggttgggctgcttgttcaaaatacttgggacaatttgataaatgtgtagttcaagcagacacacacacacaaacagacgaagacacacacaaatacagttaaatacacacagacgcctcatatacatagacaggcacaacgccgttagctctattagcaccgttagcattagcactgttagctctgttagcgttagcgccaTTTGCTCTATTAGCGCTGTTACCTGTTAGCGCCAttaatgttagctctgttagcttcattagcattagctccgctagctctgttagcgctgttagtgttagcaccgttagctctgttagtaaaaggaaactttggatgataatagagatggttcatttccattaaattcattcatgtttattgattcagttaataagaccagcagccccctcgtgccactgtcaacatttcggcggcgccggaattgtctagttttaTATAATATTCAGTGTTAGATGTCACTTAGTGTCTGACACCTATACTACCTAACTCAAACCTGACATCTCATTGGCAACATGTTCCCATAAACCAGATCTCATCATGTCTCAGCAGCTGGTCCATCAATGTGAAGCAGACTGCTGTAACCTGGGAGGGGATCTTTGACTCTCAGCTTTCCTCTCACTGTCAGCTGACTAAAGTTGTGCTTTGTCTTTTGTTATGATCTTTCAGAGCAAGACTGTTGTCTTCTCATTTTCAGTAAAGCATATCCAGTAAGGGGACATTTAGCACTGAGACACGAAATAGAAGTTAACTGGATGTCTCAGGAGCTCATCAAGTCTGACGTTCTTCATCTATATTCCTTCGATCTGACGACAAACATTCAGAAACTGTTGGAATTTGTTTTCACATACCTGTGACTGTGCAAGCTGTACAAATCTCAACTTTGATTTGGCAGAAATGTGCAGACTCGTATCTTAGGagcaaaaatgtattcatcaGGTGGCACAAACCCCTCTGCAGTGGGAGGATCATGTTGTCCTGTGTCTGCTCCATGTGGAAGTAGGCAGATGTCTGCTAACCTGTCAGCCTCAACTGCTTTAAAAGCTGATATGTCAGATCTGTGTCTGTCCACTGTTGTGGACTTTACATTATGTTTTTACGAAATCCTTGAGTTATTTTGGGGCATTCTGAATGAACATCTTTTAGATTTTTTGTTTGAGTCAGATTTACCTCAAAGTACTGCTCGTCCACTAATTTCCCGGTTTCCATGGTGATTTTAGGTGTCAGGTAGTCGAGGGCCAGGGAGGCGATGCCGTGGGAGGCCAGCAGCGCTGTGCGGTACTCTATCAACTTCCCTTCACCTCCCCACAGATCCAAGAGGCCGGGGAAAGGGCCCACCCCTTGAGATgagttaaaaagttaaaagctGTTCAGAGTTTACAGTGATGGTCTATTTGTGATGTTCCTGCAACTCTGCAATGCTTAACTGTCCTCGTTGAGcggtgtgtctttttttctattcaagAACATTGAGCACAATGTTTAAACCAGAATCAGATCCttttatgtgcacacatgctcgGCAATAAAGatgattctgaatctgattcTGACATTTGAAACCCTTTTGAGTGTTTCCTGCCTTCATTTTTCACTTCCAACAGTACCGACCAGTCAAAACTAACTTATACTGAAGTTATAGTATAAGTTGTGACATGGTGAACGGTAGTCCATTGGTCATTGCTCAGAACGTCACACCTGACCTCAACCCGCGGGACACCTTCCTCCAGACTCTCCTCTGGTCTTACCTGAGGGCAGGAAGAGGGTTGCAGTAAGTCTGCCTTCTGTGATCGGGATCCTGCGGACGCCGGGCGCCATGTACCAGCGCTCCACCACTGTACTGGCCAGTGGCACCTGATCCATGAAGCCCTCAGTCTGGTGGCCTTGGTACACTGATATTGTGACCACCATGGGAGTCTGGACATTCACCTTCCTCAACCTGAGGGATGAAGGAAAAGAGTCAACCCTGATACTAATAATTGATTCATCTGAACAGCTCCATCCTTGTTGGCCTACCTAAGGTCAGGTTTGCTGCCTGGAACTGGTCTGAGGCTCCACAGGAGACCCATCTGTTCAACCCCAGAATATGTCCCACCCAGACTGGGATCCTCTGAGACTGTAAAATGAAAGGCAAAAATTATTTCTCATTTTGGTGTTTCACCATTTCCATGCAGTGTCataattttttaaaacatgtttttctgcatttcaaaaaCTTTTTGATTCTTTGATGCTTAATTTCTCTAAATTTTTCAAGTTTAGGTATTGAACCATGTACCATTCACAGTCCCGGTAGAATTGGCGGTGTAGTAAGCAAACGCCTCCCAGCTGTGTCCATCTTCACACTTGTGGAGGCCATGGATGGTCAGCTGGGAACCAGGTGGAGTGTTCTGGACCAGGACGATAAACTTCTCATCCACGAGTCCTCTGGACGGCTGGACGGACAGCTTCACAGGACACGTCCTGTCCATCCTGAACTGAGCAGACAGGTAAGCAAATCAGAGCTACTCTGAACGGCTCCCactcacagtttgtttgttttgcctgaATCATCGTCCTGTCTTGGTAATTTGAACACAACGGTGGCTGTCGTGTTGTTTTCTGAGATGAGACCACGCTAGCTGTAActaaatatacatttatttaggtaaagacaaactaaatacaacaaatcaaacaagGTGGAAGCCGGGGGGGGGCACTGGCTGGCTGCCAACATCCTGTAGATTTTCCGTCAGACCAGTTGAGCTGAATTTTTTTGACGAACAAACTCTGTCCAGCAGGATCCTGGAGGGAGGGGCCTGATCACAGGTTCACCACACCTAAGTCTGCCCCTCTGCAGCTTTCACTGACTCTGAAAGGCTTGATGGGTTATTATTTTGCAAACACCTTGAGACAATACGTCTTAAAACATAGGGCCTTACCAAGCTAACAGCTGAACAACATCCCccacatttaaacagaaatgtgcaaCCCAGTGAGAGTTAATTCAATAACAGATATATTATTGGAGTAGTATTCATGATTCAtggtatataaatatatgatgTCGCTCATTACATGATCTTCTTCCTCCACTGTGTCCTTACAAATTTCTTAGCATAACCAAAAAAGATGGACAGTATCAGCATAGATATGAATGTTTGAAGACAACCATacttaaaacaatgaaaaatatatgAATCTTATGAAAAGAAGGgaatagtaatgataataaattaaacaacaaagaacaacttattttaaaatttttccctcttctttctcccttcatttcatcatttactAAATTAAGTTATTTGTGTCAGTTTTATTAAAACTCAGGATGCTGAAAGTGGTATCTACCATCATCAGCCACTTTAGATATTTATATGAGCAGAGAGCTGAATTTGTGTTGTTCATGCAGCTCATTTAATTTCACTGCACAACTCGTTGATACACTGGATTGATGTATATTCTGACCATGTTGTCCGacttaaaaatggaaataaacaaaaagtgaatatttcactgtaaatgtaatttaaaaacacaaatcgTGAAGTTTGACAGAAattcttatttttccttttgtgttttgtgtaatttctttttttattcaagttATATCATAGCAGCCGGTTTCGCCAACGTGCAGTCATAAtgagaaataagaaaatacttAAACTAATTTTTaggtttcatttcattttcatttctttcatttctttcatttcttttatcacacagacagacttctCGTGGTCAGGTCACACTGTACTGCCCTGTGAGTTCAGCAAATTCTTCCTGTCTGATGGTGAAATAACCTTAAATTCGTTTATCgttaaatgttgaaaaactTACTGTACAAGCAGACTGAGAACAGATGCAGACTTCTTCAGGACGGGTGTCGAGACACTTTGGTGTGTGTTCAGTACATCTGCATTTTATTGACTCACCTGGAGTTCAGCCTGACTGGGTGGAGCTCCTCCCACGGCAACATCACTCTGTCTGGACACAAAAAGGCACCATTGAATTAACCAAAGCGAAGTGTTTCACCCTTCCACTTCCCGTCCTGCTTCCTCTCCCCACCACGCTCTGTGAGCCCCGCCCGTCCAGGTCTGCACATTCCCAGCCCATCGTGAGGACACTGAGTGCAACCTCTGCATACATACCGCTCACACGCACTGCACACAGGGTGTGTTTTACACATACCTACCTTGCTACCTGGAACTGGTCTTAGACTCCACAGGAGACCCATCTGCTCAAATTAAGAATATGTCCCACCCAGACTGGAATCCAATGAAACTGTAAAAGGCAAAAattatttctcattttgatgTCAATTTTTATGTAATTCAATCATTTTATAGAAACTTAAATGTACCATTCACAGTCCCAGTAGCATTGGGGGTGTCGTGAGCGAACGCCTCCCAGCTGTGTCCACCATCACACTTGTGGAGGGCTTGGACAGTCAACCAGGAACAAGGAGGGACGTTCTGGACCAGGACGATAAACTTCTCATCCACGAGTCCTCTGGACGGCTGGACCGACAGCTTCACACGACACTGTCTCCTGTCCATCCTGAGCTGAGCTGACATAACATAAACCAGTAAAAACCAAACTATATGTTTGGACAGATTCCACTAGGGGGAGggacttttcttttccttatcATGGAAAATGGTGCATTCAGTTGACCTGACAGCATCACTTGTTTGTTCAAATGCTCAGATCCAGGGTTACCAACACTCACCTGCTCTCAGGCTCTCACCATCCAAAACCAGAGTTTGAGCCCCCACCTACTCCACCTACTTGGCCAATAACTATGTTTCAagtatattttaaaacattactGACAATAGTTATTGGTTGATGTAACTGTTCTTGCTGTCCACACTGGCTAGTAAGAGCTCCACTTCTAAAGTAAATGagtgacagaagagaaaaagtgCATTCTGATGTTCACCTGAAGCTAATATCGCATTAAGATGTAAATATATCCTTTAACCTTTATCCTTGAGATGTGGCTGTGAATAATTTTCCTGAGTTTTGGAAGGTGCTGCCAAACATCCTGCTGATGGAGGCATCAGATTAGAGAAAGGCCCACAAGTGATGGCACACAGTATATTGTCACTGGCAGGACTTGCTGTACCTCCTTGGGTTCAAAGTttcaaggctgctgctgctccaacagCAGAGTCAAACAGTACTAACaccttgtttttttaaagtggcACATCAGTAGATCATTGGATTAATCTGTCACCAGCAGGTACTCACTTTAACTTCCCTTCCTTACTCGCTCAGTTCCATAGCAGTGACACTTTAACTGACATTCTTACCATCAATCCACCAATTTGTCATGTggctgaggtttttttttttttttaactccttcCAAAATGTCCTTGTTGGAGCGACATCTGAGGTTATTCTTTTATAATGACTGTAATTCAGCATTTATGCCCCTAAGGAATGGAGCCGTCTGTCTGCTGATCTTACACTTGTTTTaccatttttattcttttaaaacCAAACTGAAGATCTTTCCTGTCGAGCATgtcctgaaacaaacacactgtatttgTAGAGTGTGTATGATTGCATATGTGTGGATGTCTATTCATGTGAATGTACAAAtaggtgtttttgtttattggCACTTTTTTGCGGTTTTATTTTGCCTctttatgtaaagcactttgtatgAATGCTGTGCAAACACAATTTGACATGAAGTGCTTTCCCGCTAACCAAGCTAGCCATGAAAGCTGCTTGCTGTCTGAGGTTAATGTGTTGCTGATGCATCATTATAATTCCAAGTAATAGTTAATCAGGAAACTTCTGCATTTTACTGTTCGTGCTGTCCTGTTCCAGATGAATTACTGTGTCTCACCTTCTATTGAGACTCACTGATGAATATAAGTTCCCTGACATGAACCCAGTTACCTTGACAGATTCATGTCCAGATTCTGGTGTTTCAAGAAATTCTTGTGAGTTACTGTACACATACtcatcattcattattcatctaCAGTCTTTACTGTTGtcgcttttctctgctttactTAAACATTCGGTCCTTTCACAGCAGTGAGCATTATCAGATGAACTTTGGGGACATTTAGCTTTAAagtgtcacaccgcggtgaggtttgtctcgtcttgggtttttgtcttgtcatcccctgttctattttttgaatctaattctcctctcgtttcagagcacttgccctccctcatgtgtcaccggtgcgtcagcctgattacccattgtctccacctgttacctattaccctccatgtgtttaaatagtctgcgtctcccttgtctcgtgccagtgtgtgtggtggaatTCGACGGCGTTGTACGACGTGTTTTTGAAGGGGCTTTCGACATCCATTCAGGAGATGCTGGTCCCGGGTCGTATCACCCGTGCCTACTCTTgaaccacagccacagatcatCCCTTCGTGTAAGCCATTGTTCCTCCTCGTGAGCGTTTTATGTTGATAAAGTTTCATAGTCTAGTCAGAGCTTTCTGTTCCTTTGTTAATTCCTCGTTATTCCAAAGTTCTCCTTAAGAGTGTATTCGTTGTTCTCGTTTCAtagtccttttgtttgtttactagAAATTTCCTTATCCTCAgtgtgagcgttttttgttgtcttatcaTAGCCTGTATATTCGTCTTTgccttttccttcccttccctcctaGCGAGCGCTTTATGTTCTAACCTCCCCGAGATATTGTGATAATCCTCCGTCTTTTTAGCGGAGCGTATTTTGGTTTGTAGTGGTCTAATCCCTGCGTTGAATaattttgatagccttgttttgtttcctccctTTGGAGCGGTTATTGTTTCTTAAGTTTCATAGCCTATATTCCTCCTCTTTGAGTGATTTACGTTATTCtagttatttgttttgtttccctaGACCACAGTCAGGTCCTCATAGTATTTGCTAAGAGTAATTTCACAGCTATTGTTTTCACGCCTGTCGAGTAGTCTTTGGCGAGTTGTGATTTAATAAACTCTGTTGCTGTGTACTCTGCGCCTGAGTCCTCTTttccagtatcggcctgacaTAAAGTTACTTAAAATTAACTCTTCACATTAATGTTGATTCCATCaacacaaccacagaaacagactACTGTAAAAACTACTCACCATCTGGATCCCTGTACATCTGATTATAAGATCAGTCCACAAACACGCGTCATGTCTTGTGCTTTGGTTTGGGTCTGGAAACAAAGACTGCGACTGAAACTTTATTCAAGTTCAGCTTCAGTCTCCTCTCACAGCAACATCACAAAAGGCACCACTGAGTAACTGAAACGCCATGTTCTGTTTCCATTTGTAGCTCTTAAGGTTTAATATATGCTAAACATTTTGAGCACTCTTTAGCTTTAGGGGCTCTAAGTAGGGCTGCGGCTAAAGAGA of Chelmon rostratus isolate fCheRos1 chromosome 6, fCheRos1.pri, whole genome shotgun sequence contains these proteins:
- the LOC121608364 gene encoding acyl-coenzyme A thioesterase 5-like; this translates as MDRTCPVKLSVQPSRGLVDEKFIVLVQNTPPGSQLTIHGLHKCEDGHSWEAFAYYTANSTGTVNVSEDPSLGGTYSGVEQMGLLWSLRPVPGSKPDLRLRKVNVQTPMVVTISVYQGHQTEGFMDQVPLASTVVERWYMAPGVRRIPITEGRLTATLFLPSGVGPFPGLLDLWGGEGKLIEYRTALLASHGIASLALDYLTPKITMETGKLVDEQYFETAYRVLEQHPEVLGSRIAMLGLSMGTSMTLKMAAYSKVMKLRCAVCISGTHVQPVDGFLEELLNFCRENAGKTRINEENQVIYRDLLLPIPTDPALKVDVGRLQCPLLLVVGEDDQNWPAYESAMDMKDMMERAGNNHLLTVLSYPNTGHLIEPPYTPHARAAAFQPPTAPQPIVALWGGEAGAHSRAQEDAWRKTLDFLRENLFGRTNAGPASFSRL